One Nostoc punctiforme PCC 73102 DNA window includes the following coding sequences:
- a CDS encoding type II toxin-antitoxin system VapC family toxin: MSFLLDTHILLWFLENDSKLSDRVREVITNPENLIFVSAISAWEISIKQSLGKLISPGNLEEALRFSRFEILSMTLTHGIKVADLPLHHKDPFDRMLIAQALVEGLTIITVDQKLKFYDVPLFSDDFG, encoded by the coding sequence GTGAGTTTTTTGTTAGATACTCATATTTTATTGTGGTTTTTAGAAAATGATTCTAAATTGTCAGATCGGGTACGAGAAGTAATTACTAATCCTGAAAATTTAATTTTCGTCAGTGCAATTAGTGCTTGGGAGATTTCAATTAAACAGTCTTTAGGAAAGTTAATTTCTCCTGGTAATTTGGAGGAGGCTTTGCGCTTCAGTCGGTTTGAGATTTTGTCTATGACATTGACACATGGAATAAAGGTTGCTGATTTGCCTCTACACCATAAAGATCCTTTTGATAGGATGTTAATTGCTCAAGCTTTGGTAGAAGGTTTAACAATAATTACAGTAGACCAAAAGTTGAAATTTTATGATGTGCCATTATTCTCTGATGATTTTGGGTAG
- a CDS encoding amylo-alpha-1,6-glucosidase — protein sequence MPDLDTREWLLTNGLGSFASGTISDVRTRTYHGWLFTATNPPSGRTLLFSHLDASLEVSGNVVALGTNVWGNGQIELTGYELLRCFDINPVPKWIWGRDNWQLSRQLVMPYGLVEAGDTSTSSVHRWRLGIRNEELEIAKNASQCPMTAVAPLGETPSRSVSQRRPHCLPNAQFCHRILIQYRYDGNDTAILRLRLLIAERDFHHPQIASSGLQFSELLGQQQICLQAKKLGNFGIPWHLRWTKGKYQPDAVWYWNYGLSEETKRGLSDKEDLYSPGYLIVRLQPGDVVTLEARVGFPNLMADVLTSETFAEAVEVEQDRLSQIFGWSEESREQGAREKSFPLYPPHPAPVPLLNAQSLLWQQLLKASDQFIVYRASIAGPTMIAGYHWFNERGRDILIALPGLALVPQRFDLAKGVLRTFRHYYRHGLMPNVFPDADGEPLYNSIDAALWWVETLGLYLEATQDWEFLAEQFSVVQQIHKAFVGGTHYNIQVDAIDGLISWDARGVALTWMDVVIGANPVTPRHGKPVEINALWYSALCWLSRWAERLSSLELGDPVRLTKQAQRYALQAEKVKTSLQKFWNPQLGYLYDTIEPDDRRNFQIRPNAVLALSLHHCGFSAQQGSQILDLATISLLTPYGLRSLDPGDPEYKGRYEGNQEQRDRAYHQGTVWGWLIGPYIRAWQRFYPEQSLPFDWQPLLDHFLSGACLGSISEIFDGDAPHTPRGAIAQAWSVAEIIRHIQK from the coding sequence ATGCCTGATTTAGATACAAGAGAATGGTTACTTACCAATGGCTTAGGAAGTTTTGCCAGTGGTACGATTTCTGATGTCCGCACGCGCACCTATCACGGTTGGCTGTTTACCGCTACAAACCCACCTTCTGGACGGACTCTGCTGTTTTCACACTTAGACGCTAGCTTAGAAGTATCGGGGAACGTTGTAGCACTGGGGACAAATGTTTGGGGTAACGGTCAGATTGAACTGACAGGCTACGAACTGTTGCGCTGTTTTGATATTAACCCAGTTCCAAAATGGATTTGGGGTCGAGATAACTGGCAATTAAGCAGACAATTGGTGATGCCTTATGGGTTAGTGGAGGCTGGGGACACTTCGACAAGCTCAGTGCATCGCTGGAGACTGGGGATTAGGAATGAGGAACTGGAAATAGCGAAGAATGCTTCCCAATGCCCAATGACGGCAGTTGCTCCACTTGGGGAGACCCCATCGCGCAGCGTCTCGCAGAGAAGACCGCACTGCCTCCCCAATGCCCAATTTTGCCATCGAATCTTGATCCAATATCGCTATGACGGAAATGATACAGCAATTTTACGGCTGCGGCTGCTGATCGCAGAACGTGATTTTCACCACCCACAAATTGCTAGTTCAGGATTACAGTTCTCAGAATTGCTTGGGCAACAGCAAATCTGTCTGCAAGCAAAAAAATTGGGTAATTTCGGTATACCTTGGCACTTGCGTTGGACAAAAGGAAAATATCAACCAGATGCAGTTTGGTATTGGAATTATGGATTGTCTGAGGAGACAAAACGGGGATTAAGTGACAAAGAAGACCTCTACAGTCCTGGTTACTTGATAGTCAGACTGCAACCAGGAGATGTGGTAACACTAGAAGCACGAGTAGGTTTTCCAAACTTGATGGCAGATGTTCTCACTTCCGAAACCTTTGCAGAAGCCGTGGAGGTAGAGCAAGACCGGCTCTCCCAGATTTTTGGATGGAGTGAGGAGAGCAGGGAGCAGGGAGCAAGGGAGAAGAGTTTTCCCCTCTACCCCCCGCATCCCGCCCCTGTGCCTCTTTTAAATGCCCAATCTCTACTCTGGCAACAACTACTTAAAGCAAGCGATCAGTTTATCGTCTATCGAGCCTCAATTGCTGGCCCCACAATGATTGCTGGTTATCACTGGTTTAATGAGCGAGGGCGCGACATATTAATCGCCTTACCTGGATTGGCACTAGTTCCACAACGCTTTGATCTGGCAAAAGGAGTATTACGGACTTTTAGGCATTACTATCGCCACGGTTTGATGCCTAATGTATTTCCTGATGCCGATGGTGAACCACTTTATAACAGTATTGATGCGGCGCTGTGGTGGGTTGAAACTTTAGGACTTTATTTAGAAGCTACCCAAGACTGGGAATTTTTGGCAGAGCAATTCTCTGTAGTCCAACAAATCCACAAAGCCTTTGTTGGTGGTACACACTACAATATCCAGGTTGATGCTATTGATGGGCTAATTAGTTGGGATGCTCGTGGTGTAGCTCTCACATGGATGGATGTGGTAATTGGGGCAAATCCCGTTACTCCACGTCACGGTAAGCCGGTGGAAATCAATGCGCTATGGTATTCAGCTTTATGTTGGCTAAGTCGGTGGGCAGAACGCTTAAGTTCGCTTGAACTTGGCGATCCAGTGCGTCTCACTAAGCAAGCACAGCGTTATGCTCTGCAAGCAGAAAAGGTTAAAACCTCGCTGCAAAAGTTCTGGAATCCTCAGCTGGGTTATTTGTACGATACTATCGAGCCAGACGATCGCCGAAATTTTCAAATTCGTCCCAATGCGGTTTTGGCGCTGTCACTGCACCACTGTGGATTTTCTGCCCAACAAGGGAGTCAGATACTAGATTTGGCAACTATCAGCTTGCTGACTCCTTATGGTCTTCGCAGTCTCGATCCAGGAGATCCCGAATACAAAGGGAGATATGAGGGTAATCAAGAGCAACGCGATCGCGCCTATCACCAAGGCACTGTTTGGGGTTGGCTAATTGGACCATATATTCGGGCTTGGCAACGTTTTTATCCAGAACAATCGCTACCTTTTGATTGGCAACCTCTGCTAGATCATTTCTTATCTGGCGCTTGTCTTGGCTCTATTTCTGAGATATTTGATGGCGATGCACCTCATACACCCAGAGGTGCGATCGCTCAAGCTTGGTCAGTTGCTGAAATAATTCGCCACATACAAAAATAA
- a CDS encoding peroxiredoxin, producing the protein MSLTYGTEGSLRVGQQAPDFTATAVVDQEFKTIKLSDYRGKYVVLFFYPLDFTFVCPTEITAFSDRYEEFKKINTEVLGASVDSEFSHLAWIQTDRKSGGVGDLNYPLVSDIKKEISAAYNVLDPAAGIALRGLFLIDKDGIIQHATINNLAFGRSVDETLRTLQAIQYVQSHPDEVCPAGWQPGDKTMNPDPVKSKVYFSAV; encoded by the coding sequence ATGTCCCTTACTTACGGAACCGAAGGAAGCCTCCGCGTTGGCCAACAAGCTCCCGATTTCACAGCAACGGCTGTGGTAGATCAGGAATTTAAGACAATTAAACTTTCCGATTATCGCGGTAAGTATGTCGTCCTGTTTTTCTACCCACTAGACTTTACCTTTGTTTGTCCTACTGAAATCACAGCATTTAGCGATCGCTACGAAGAATTCAAGAAAATCAATACTGAAGTCCTTGGGGCTTCCGTTGACAGTGAATTCTCCCACCTCGCTTGGATTCAAACAGATCGTAAGTCTGGTGGTGTCGGCGACCTGAATTATCCTCTAGTCTCAGACATTAAGAAAGAGATTAGCGCCGCTTACAACGTTCTTGACCCAGCAGCCGGCATTGCCTTGCGTGGTCTGTTCCTCATCGATAAAGATGGTATCATACAGCACGCTACCATCAACAACCTAGCTTTTGGTCGCAGCGTTGACGAAACCCTGCGGACATTACAAGCAATTCAGTATGTTCAATCTCACCCCGATGAAGTTTGCCCAGCTGGTTGGCAACCTGGTGACAAGACAATGAATCCTGACCCAGTGAAGTCTAAAGTTTACTTCTCTGCTGTCTAA
- a CDS encoding peroxiredoxin family protein gives MLTSTDFSGLLNERFFRNFLPVPARNQLRLGVGTPDFQLPDITNGTLVKLSDYKGKQPVLLAFTRIFTEKQYCPFCFPHIKALNENYEEFKNRGIEVLMITSTDEGQSQIVVKDLGLKMPLLSDPSCRVFRTYQVGQALGAPLPAQFVLDKEGKLSYWHLFSFLDRNASIEILLEQFN, from the coding sequence ATGTTGACTTCAACTGATTTTAGTGGCTTATTAAATGAGCGATTCTTCCGCAACTTTTTACCAGTTCCAGCTAGAAATCAGCTCAGGTTGGGAGTAGGAACACCTGATTTTCAACTGCCAGATATTACCAACGGAACTTTAGTAAAATTGTCTGATTATAAAGGCAAGCAACCAGTGTTACTCGCCTTTACCCGCATCTTTACTGAAAAACAATATTGCCCCTTTTGTTTTCCTCATATCAAAGCCTTGAATGAAAATTATGAGGAATTCAAAAATCGTGGTATAGAAGTTTTAATGATTACTAGTACTGATGAAGGGCAAAGCCAAATTGTTGTGAAAGATTTAGGCTTAAAAATGCCGTTATTGAGCGATCCTAGTTGTCGAGTTTTTCGTACCTATCAAGTAGGACAAGCACTAGGAGCGCCTTTACCAGCCCAGTTTGTATTAGATAAAGAAGGAAAACTCAGCTACTGGCATTTATTTTCTTTTCTGGATCGCAATGCTAGTATTGAGATTTTGTTAGAACAATTTAATTGA
- a CDS encoding glutathione S-transferase family protein: MLTLYHSPISPNSRRVWITLLEKGLEFELVDIKLDGEQFQPEFLAINPFHHIPALVDDDFNVVESLAILDYLEAKYPTPAMLPKDAKDLAIARMVQLVTVNELLPAATTFLPQILGLPGADPEKIEKAKHKIATVLKFFENLLDDRPYFASHNLTLAEVVAGTVVNVLPSVGIFLSEYPKLNAWHDRLIVRPSWQATESTPEAMEAFKSVIVARNTRQTQT; this comes from the coding sequence GTGCTGACCCTTTATCATTCGCCTATTTCTCCTAACTCCCGCCGTGTTTGGATTACTCTTCTGGAAAAAGGGCTTGAATTTGAATTAGTAGATATAAAGCTGGATGGGGAACAGTTTCAACCAGAGTTTTTGGCAATTAACCCATTTCATCACATACCAGCTTTGGTGGATGACGACTTTAATGTAGTGGAATCTTTAGCAATCCTGGACTATTTAGAGGCAAAATATCCTACACCTGCGATGTTGCCTAAAGATGCTAAGGATTTAGCGATCGCACGGATGGTACAACTGGTAACTGTAAATGAGCTTTTGCCAGCAGCGACGACGTTTTTACCTCAGATATTAGGTTTGCCTGGAGCAGATCCAGAAAAAATCGAGAAGGCAAAGCATAAAATTGCCACAGTGCTGAAGTTTTTTGAAAATTTATTAGACGATCGCCCTTACTTTGCTAGTCACAACCTCACTCTCGCCGAAGTTGTGGCTGGAACTGTAGTAAATGTGCTGCCAAGTGTTGGCATTTTCTTAAGTGAATATCCAAAATTAAATGCTTGGCACGATCGCTTAATTGTACGTCCATCGTGGCAAGCTACCGAGTCTACACCAGAGGCAATGGAAGCGTTTAAGTCTGTCATTGTAGCGAGAAATACGCGGCAAACTCAGACCTAA
- a CDS encoding DnaJ C-terminal domain-containing protein has translation MAATDFKDYYAILGVSKTATQDEIKQAFRKLARKYHPDVNPNNKQAEARFKEVSEAYEVVSDVDKRKKYDQFGQYWKQAGEGFPGGGVGADMGGFDFSQYGNFDEFINELLGRFGGAAPRGGGGRQSYSQSYSYRPPTGAPSGFGGFNDYGFQDPGAGTSQDSEAIITLTFAEAFNGVQKRFSLGNETIDVRIPSGAKPGTRLRVRGKGQINPMTQQRGDLYLKVELQPHSFFQMEGDNLVCEVAITPDEATLGASIDVPTPDGSVNVKLPAGVRSGQSLRLRGKGWPLAKGGRGDQLVKVAIAPPKDLSQQEREYYEKIRAIRTYNPRSHLQQVKL, from the coding sequence ATGGCTGCAACCGACTTCAAAGACTATTACGCAATTTTGGGAGTTAGTAAGACTGCCACTCAGGATGAGATTAAACAAGCCTTTCGTAAACTAGCCCGCAAATATCACCCCGATGTCAACCCAAATAACAAACAGGCAGAGGCACGCTTTAAAGAAGTTAGCGAAGCCTACGAGGTTGTTTCAGATGTAGATAAACGCAAAAAATATGACCAATTCGGCCAATATTGGAAACAAGCTGGTGAAGGTTTCCCCGGCGGCGGCGTTGGTGCCGATATGGGTGGCTTTGACTTCAGTCAATATGGTAATTTTGATGAGTTCATTAATGAGTTGCTAGGGCGCTTTGGCGGTGCTGCCCCTCGCGGTGGAGGTGGGCGACAAAGTTACTCACAAAGTTACTCTTACCGCCCTCCTACAGGTGCGCCAAGTGGTTTTGGTGGCTTTAACGATTATGGGTTTCAAGATCCAGGTGCGGGTACTTCCCAGGATAGTGAAGCTATAATCACCCTAACTTTTGCTGAAGCATTTAATGGCGTGCAAAAGCGCTTTAGTTTGGGTAACGAGACAATTGATGTTCGTATCCCATCTGGGGCTAAACCTGGTACTCGTCTGCGCGTGCGGGGTAAAGGTCAAATCAACCCGATGACTCAACAACGAGGAGATTTATACTTAAAAGTTGAACTTCAGCCGCACTCGTTCTTTCAAATGGAAGGCGATAACTTGGTGTGCGAAGTAGCAATTACACCAGATGAAGCTACTCTAGGGGCGTCTATTGATGTACCCACTCCCGATGGTTCAGTTAATGTAAAGCTACCAGCCGGAGTGCGTTCTGGCCAATCGCTGCGTTTGCGTGGCAAAGGTTGGCCCCTCGCCAAGGGTGGACGTGGCGATCAGTTGGTGAAGGTGGCGATCGCACCACCAAAAGACCTCAGCCAACAAGAACGAGAATATTATGAAAAAATCCGGGCTATACGTACTTATAATCCCCGCAGTCATTTGCAGCAAGTCAAGCTGTGA
- a CDS encoding AAA family ATPase, translating to MTKLILLIGLPGSGKSTFAKKLLVECPQMSLISTDAIRGQLFGSQALQGPWVLIWHEIERQFQQAISKTNTAIFDATNAQRRHRREVIAVARNLGFRQITAIWVDTPVWLCLAWNKKRSRQVPEEIILRMHRQLRDAPPSLEEGLDGLIRLSEKSEYGNCDRTLSKNHT from the coding sequence ATGACTAAACTCATTTTGTTGATTGGTCTTCCAGGTAGCGGTAAGTCAACTTTTGCAAAAAAATTACTGGTAGAATGCCCCCAGATGTCGCTGATTTCTACGGATGCCATCCGGGGGCAATTGTTCGGTTCCCAAGCCCTTCAGGGACCGTGGGTGCTTATTTGGCACGAAATTGAGCGGCAGTTTCAGCAAGCTATTTCCAAAACTAATACAGCTATTTTCGATGCTACTAACGCCCAGCGCCGCCATCGTCGTGAAGTCATTGCTGTAGCACGTAACCTGGGCTTTAGGCAAATTACGGCAATTTGGGTAGATACACCAGTCTGGCTGTGTTTAGCATGGAATAAAAAGCGATCGCGCCAGGTTCCTGAAGAAATTATTTTGCGAATGCACCGTCAACTCCGGGATGCCCCCCCAAGCCTGGAAGAGGGACTAGACGGGCTGATCCGCTTATCAGAAAAATCGGAGTACGGAAATTGCGATCGCACGTTGAGCAAGAACCACACTTGA
- a CDS encoding glucose-1-phosphate adenylyltransferase, translated as MKKVLSIILGGGAGTRLYPLTKLRAKPAVPVAGKYRLIDIPVSNCINSEIFKIYVLTQFNSASLNRHIARTYNFTGFNEGFVEVLAAQQTPENPNWFQGTADAVRQYLWLMEEWDVEEYLILSGDHLYRMDYRQFIQRHRDTGADITLSVIPIDERRASDFGLMKIDDSGRIIDFSEKPKGEALTQMQVDTSVLGLTKEQAQKQPYIASMGIYVFKKEVLFKLLRESVERTDFGKEIIPDASKDYNVQAYLFDDYWEDIGTIEAFYHANLALTQQPQPPFSFYDEHAPIYTRARYLPPTKLLDCQITESIIGEGCILKNCRIQHSVLGVRSRIESGCVIEESLLMGADFYQASVERQCSLIENDIPVGIGTDTIIRGAIIDKNARIGHDVKIVNKDNVQEAERENQGFYIRSGIVVVLKNAVIPDGTII; from the coding sequence GTGAAAAAAGTATTATCAATCATCCTTGGCGGTGGCGCGGGTACTCGGCTTTACCCATTAACCAAACTCCGCGCTAAACCAGCAGTACCAGTAGCGGGGAAGTACCGCTTAATCGATATCCCTGTTAGTAACTGCATAAATTCCGAAATATTCAAAATCTACGTCCTGACACAATTCAACTCAGCTTCTCTGAATCGTCACATCGCCCGTACCTATAACTTTACTGGCTTTAACGAAGGGTTTGTGGAAGTGCTAGCGGCACAACAAACTCCAGAAAACCCTAACTGGTTCCAAGGTACAGCAGATGCAGTGCGTCAGTATCTGTGGTTAATGGAGGAATGGGATGTAGAAGAATATCTAATTCTCTCAGGCGATCACCTCTACCGCATGGATTATCGCCAGTTTATCCAGCGTCATAGAGATACAGGAGCTGATATTACTCTCTCAGTTATCCCCATAGACGAGCGCCGTGCCTCAGATTTTGGTTTGATGAAAATCGATGACTCCGGTAGGATAATTGACTTTAGCGAAAAACCCAAAGGTGAAGCATTAACCCAAATGCAAGTTGATACAAGTGTACTGGGATTAACAAAAGAACAAGCCCAAAAACAACCTTACATCGCTTCGATGGGGATTTATGTCTTTAAAAAAGAGGTTTTGTTCAAGTTGTTGAGAGAATCTGTAGAACGGACGGATTTTGGTAAAGAAATTATTCCTGATGCCTCTAAAGATTACAACGTTCAAGCTTACCTTTTTGATGACTACTGGGAAGATATTGGAACAATTGAGGCTTTTTATCATGCCAATTTAGCCCTGACTCAGCAGCCCCAGCCACCCTTTAGTTTCTATGATGAACACGCACCAATTTATACCCGCGCTCGTTACTTACCTCCGACTAAGCTTTTAGATTGCCAGATCACAGAATCAATTATTGGCGAAGGTTGTATTTTGAAAAATTGCCGCATTCAACATTCAGTTTTAGGAGTGCGATCGCGAATTGAATCTGGTTGCGTCATTGAAGAATCTTTGCTCATGGGTGCAGATTTTTACCAAGCTTCTGTGGAACGGCAATGTAGCTTGATAGAAAATGACATTCCCGTAGGTATCGGTACAGACACGATCATTCGTGGTGCTATCATCGATAAAAATGCGCGCATCGGTCACGATGTCAAAATTGTTAATAAAGATAACGTGCAAGAAGCTGAACGCGAAAACCAAGGTTTCTATATCCGCAGTGGCATCGTTGTCGTGTTGAAAAATGCTGTAATTCCCGATGGAACCATCATTTAG